In Aegilops tauschii subsp. strangulata cultivar AL8/78 chromosome 3, Aet v6.0, whole genome shotgun sequence, one genomic interval encodes:
- the LOC109738772 gene encoding uncharacterized protein: MTMSNIVLLLLVLAPLRMAAASSDCIPGGQHMEASFACSMMWLSKPQQDLCVRIMIWGGIDMSVSHKEDQTGYVTLAAWFAVESFEVTRIAARNQLSHNTSLSGQERHAYEGCMKDYALAGRSITRVANEMLPSCRFTHLSYEYNHALNSIVSCMNRLSALTQVNTPLYPMVLADQDKAVLAYHLATLIGVV; encoded by the coding sequence ATGACTATGTCAAATatcgttctcctcctcctcgtcctggCACCCCTTCGCATGGCGGCCGCAAGCTCGGACTGTATCCCCGGGGGGCAGCACATGGAGGCGTCTTTTGCTTGTAGCATGATGTGGTTGTCGAAGCCACAACAAGATCTCTGCGTCCGCATCATGATCTGGGGCGGCATCGACATGTCCGTGTCGCACAAGGAGGACCAAACCGGGTACGTGACCCTTGCTGCATGGTTCGCCGTGGAATCTTTTGAAGTCACGCGGATCGCCGCGAGGAACCAGCTCAGCCATAACACATCGCTCTCCGGACAGGAGAGGCACGCCTACGAGGGGTGCATGAAGGACTACGCGCTAGCGGGCAGATCCATCACCCGCGTCGCCAACGAGATGCTACCCAGCTGCCGCTTCACGCACCTCAGCTACGAGTACAACCATGCGCTAAATAGCATAGTTAGTTGTATGAATCGGCTGTCGGCGCTGACTCAGGTGAACACACCGTTGTACCCCATGGTGTTGGCTGACCAGGACAAAGCAGTGCTGGCGTACCATCTTGCTACTCTGATAGGTGTAGTGTGA